The Kiritimatiellia bacterium genome includes the window CGACGTACGAGTCCCAGTACCGCAGCGCCGACATCTACCCGATGCAGGCGATCCGCAACCAGTACATCCTGAACCTGATCGGGGACGAGCCGCGCGACCACGCGGACATCGGCTGCGGGCCCGCGTTCACGATCATCCCGCTGCTCCGGAAGGGGTGGAAAATTCGCGCCCTGGATATTTCCGAGGAAATGCTCAAGCGCGCGCGCCAGAACATCTCCGCCGCGGGGCTGGAGCCGGCGAAGGTGGACTTCGTCGTGGGCAACATCGAGGCGCTGCCGTACGGGGACGCCCAGTTCGACTCCGTCATCTGCGCGGGCGTGATCGAGTACCTGAAGGATGACGACAAGGC containing:
- a CDS encoding class I SAM-dependent methyltransferase, giving the protein MSNVTKPFSPDELSSFWAHEATTYESQYRSADIYPMQAIRNQYILNLIGDEPRDHADIGCGPAFTIIPLLRKGWKIRALDISEEMLKRARQNISAAGLEPAKVDFVVGNIEALPYGDAQFDSVICAGVIEYLKDDDKALKELNRILKPGGTLVITVRNKLCLFRLWDALLPVRKGVRALLARLGLFGGKAYL